aaaatgttatttaataatgtttgaatattttgaaattttaatttgtttgtttaCTAGATTAGGTAAGTTAACACTTTAATtgtcaattattatatttataataatgttttaaaataagtgatcattaatattactataaaaaatttgaGTGAATTCACTTTAATTacattacaataaatatataaaataaataaaaagaataaaacatatttaagtaaGGATGTTTCCATACCCATTGTAATGAgctaaaataaattacaaaaattttattcACTAAAAAGCAGACCAAATTAAAtgacttatttttaatttaaattcttgAGTTGATATTAGtggaaaaaacattttttataacatataaaaataataatctgaTATTATAGTTCTTAGTATCATAATAGGTCTCTATATTTTATGAACGATAAAATAAACTTGAAATTTGGAAGAACTAGGTCatataaaaacttatatttagaATCTATAAAAAACAACTTTGTTATGGTAAAACCTAAATTATGGTTAATTCCAActtatattttggaaaattttaacccgtttgtattttaaaactttgttaGTTGGGAACACGTGACGTGGcttcttttatttaatcttaaaaatatttatttatattttaacgcTTTCTGCGCGTGCACGAGATGGCTCCTTTCGCCTCCGCACCAGATATTCCTTCAACTTCGCACCAGTTTATGAAACTTCTAGGAAGCCACGTCTTCTCTCTTTCTATTACTCTATTTCTTAATTAGGTCCTAAtacaaaatttcaacaaataataagattttaaatacttttaataaatataatagtaggtttaagtattttttaacgCCACacttcttataattttaaacgagatgcattttttatttatttatttattatagttaGTTAGGAATgctaataataatagaataatattttctaaaacaataGTATAAATAGATCTCTTAAGAGTAGTAAAGGTGAACGGGAGTTGGAGATGAACTTAGTGGAATCGAATAGCACAAAACAGTGGCAAAGGTTGCGTAGCAAACAAACACGTCCTTGTCTCCCAAGGTGAGTGCAAAAAGTATTCTTAAACATGTTTAGTCGGCACTCAGTGTTTGTTAAGAAAGCGTGCGTAATTTAAGAAAGTGCCAAGGCCATGAATGTAATTTCAGCTTCTTTTTCCATCCAGTTCATTAGTCACAATCCACTACCTCTCAACGAGGAGAAAGAGAGGCATTCACAATACAATTTCCGTGTCTCTCTCTGTGTGTGGGTAGAGCAGGAGTAGTGTAGAACTGTAGTAGGAGAAAGAAGTTGTGTGAAGCGGACCAACCCTTCTGAAAcataggaagaagaagaagaagaagaagattatgGGGATACTGCACGACGACGTAGTGATTATCAGGGAGGCAGAGAAAGAAGGTGAAAGCACTGTAATAACAGTCAACTGCCCCGACAAGACCGGTCTCGGTTGTGATTTGTGTCGTATAATTCTCTTCTTCGGTCTTAGCATTGTACGGGGAGGTAATCCACTTATCTTCAGTTTCAGTTAACTGTGTGGTGTCTGTTACCCGCTGAGATTGTTTCGTTTGTTTGTTTGCGATGAAGATGTGTCCACCGATGGAAAATGGTGCTACATAGTTTTCTGGGTGGCGGGGAAGCAAAGGACTAGTTGGAGTTTGTTGAAGAAGAGGCTAATTGAGGCGTGTCCTTCTTGTTCCTCAGCTTCTGGGATTTCGTATTACCGTTCAGAATTGCAGCCTCCTAAGCCCTCTGATGTGTTCCTCTTGAAATTTTGTTGCCATGATCGAAAAGGCCTTTTACATGGTAATTTTGGAATCCTACTGTGTGCACTTGTTTGTTGTCTTGAATTTGCTGTCAGGGATTGGGGTTTCTAGTTTTCTGATGTGCTattgcttttaacttttttaatagcTTTGCACCTTGGTGTTATTTTTCTCCACCCTTTTGTTCCCACTTGTTGTTTGGAGTGGTGAACGGTTTTATTGCTTAAGAAAATCATGCCACTATCAAAATAAGCTGATTGTTTTGCAGTGTGAAATACTTTCAAACtctgaaattttaattttgtatttttcttggacTCTTTGCCTGCTGCCCTGGATTTCGCCCTGTTTTCTAGATATTTTACTGATTATTAATTGTCACAAGTTATCTGGTTGACGCCGTGTTGTGTATTATTTGAGTTGAGAAAATAACTAAATgcttttattattgaatttggtACAGATATTACAGAGGTTCTTAGTGAGCTAGAGCTCATCATACATAAAGTGAAGGTTTCTACTACACCTGATGGCAGAGTGGTGGATCTGTTTTTCATCACGGATACCAGGTTGAACATTTCTATTTATTCAGTTTTCGCTGCATGCTTGTGTTGTGATTAGGTACTTTTTTATTGGTAGACCATTTCAATCGAATTGACCATTTCTGAGGCATTACTCTTTTGCTAGAGAATGTTGAACTTCATTTGCTGAGAGTGGAGATTAATTTGCTGATGTATAATGCGCCTTTGATTACAATTCCTTATGGTTTCACTAAACTGACATACTGCATAATCTTATATTCATGCAATCAGGGAACTTCTACAcacaaagaagagaagagacGACACAATTGAACAGTTGTCAGTTGTTTTGGGGGATCCCTCAATTACCATTGACATTGAATTGGTTGGCCCAGAAATTACTGCTTCTTCTCAAGCATCTTCTTTCCTTCCTAGTGCAATCACAGAAGATATCTTTGATTTGGAATTACCTGCTTCATTACAAAGCGGGACTTCCACATCTGATTCTGTTTCTATTGTATTGGACAATTCGTTGAGTCCTGCTCATACGCTCGTCCAAATTATATGTCCAGATCACAAAGGTCTTCTTTATGACATCATGAGAACTCTGAAGGACTACAATATTCAGGTATAGTAATTCCAGAGCTGgataatacaatattttttagtcATACTTTTAAACTGGTGTGATTTCGATAGTGTTGTCGGAAGAGAAAATTGGTAAGCCTATACACTTTTATTTCATACTATATACGAAGTTTTTTGCATGCGAACACTGTGCtgtgaaatttcattttctttcctaACGAGCTGTTC
The sequence above is drawn from the Vigna radiata var. radiata cultivar VC1973A chromosome 3, Vradiata_ver6, whole genome shotgun sequence genome and encodes:
- the LOC106756755 gene encoding ACT domain-containing protein ACR10, which gives rise to MGILHDDVVIIREAEKEGESTVITVNCPDKTGLGCDLCRIILFFGLSIVRGDVSTDGKWCYIVFWVAGKQRTSWSLLKKRLIEACPSCSSASGISYYRSELQPPKPSDVFLLKFCCHDRKGLLHDITEVLSELELIIHKVKVSTTPDGRVVDLFFITDTRELLHTKKRRDDTIEQLSVVLGDPSITIDIELVGPEITASSQASSFLPSAITEDIFDLELPASLQSGTSTSDSVSIVLDNSLSPAHTLVQIICPDHKGLLYDIMRTLKDYNIQISYGRFSTKPRGKCELDLFIVQADGKKIVDPNKQKSLSSRLRTELLRPFRVTVVSRGPDTELLVANPVELSGKGRPLVFYDITLALKMLGPGIFSAEVGRHVIGDREWEVYRILLDEGEGSSVPRNKIEKGVWKMLMGWV